One region of Candidatus Electrothrix rattekaaiensis genomic DNA includes:
- a CDS encoding bacteriohemerythrin produces MLYPWKDEYSVGVSRFDNHHKKLFDIANQLHEMMKSGKGEDVIEPVLRELIDYTKYHLAEEEKTMERIGYSNITNHKRAHIIFSEQLNSAMLEIEKGRTTFVVIKVARTVIDWLIDHIFGIDKKYTAEMNAAGIN; encoded by the coding sequence ATGCTTTATCCTTGGAAAGATGAATACAGCGTAGGAGTTTCACGTTTTGATAACCATCATAAAAAGCTTTTTGATATTGCCAATCAGCTGCATGAGATGATGAAAAGCGGAAAAGGTGAGGATGTTATTGAACCTGTTCTCAGAGAACTGATTGATTATACCAAATACCATCTTGCCGAAGAAGAAAAAACGATGGAAAGAATTGGGTACTCCAATATCACCAATCATAAGCGAGCCCACATCATTTTTAGCGAACAGCTTAATAGTGCCATGCTTGAAATAGAAAAAGGGCGGACTACCTTTGTGGTGATCAAGGTTGCGCGAACGGTTATTGACTGGTTGATTGACCATATTTTCGGTATTGATAAAAAGTACACTGCTGAGATGAACGCAGCTGGGATAAATTGA
- a CDS encoding PAS domain S-box protein → MMLTVLVLVTLISGTSILISYYVTGQKIERDVTTEFFNTERVANSCFELFGRQLLFAAKSMGDELIIAQMRDAGGEQSLTAQFRSLQGKKSGDVFFLTNTVGDVISFSEKNGYIAELLARNQAVREGIATKESFGTIFMIDSDRGTDPQERKLFYMISAVPVMLPSSSQNFFVFSCYRMDNSFLLRFPIYSHMDITLVSDNSVVATTLSPEGILKESDDAPPYKSSVLLPGAIDFIHESSFFREKMYVKIKYIPGMENSTTSFIIFSHPSRLVLATKKEFGQHFIIILFVGLCCSVMLIFFITGSVLNPIKELNQLVHKISEGDLNNRIESSVTNEFTPLINQFNNMLNLIQRKDEELWDIVEAKTTELRQRNVFIDNLLRSSQVMGIVATDMNLVVTYFNPVAEKLFGFKSENVVGKKVTEFHPHIKNREEQFNILIDNALRKGSHTFTIGTSDFFYDNDGVTKEEEKGGRKQRTIEVYLSPIKAKSEQGREIASGLMLMAQDITAARRMDERLHSALAELKVILDNTMLGLILVQDERIIRVNTTFESMFGYSFDEIVDMPWSHFRSAIFAGKEAECWDGSGRMFSMVKKTDPGVREQQPFWSKVRQVSIGSDRRKESKRELYLFEDMSSQNEMFEKIQRLSQAVEQSSNSVVITGIDGVIEYVNRTFVSTTGYNAHEIIGQSLEILAPSKAETDVYKKMWSTVRAGDEWTGELVNKKKDGAFYEENVVASPIRNEENEITHIIVTKENITDLKKARQQADSANKAKSEFLANMSHEIRTPMNSIIGMTELLLETKLFPEQKGFVENVNSSASVLLSLINDILDFSKIEAGKLELDYRPFRPRKLAEEVVGTLKILAEQKGIELRLNVVNDDDCYPQGDSLRIRQVLLNLVGNAIKFTHQGNVTLEINIRSTHANYCSASFTISDTGIGISQDQQENIFANFTQADSSITRDFGGTGLGLAISNRLLQLMGSEIYLKSTLGIGSIFSFNLLLEEAEHPVTGIEQQQEVPTSSKQCLDVLLVEDNPANQRLAVIILEKQGQQVTVANNGLEALSCLSRQHFDLIFMDMQMPVMDGLTATRYIRQVEQGVAIDLPELDAVSDQLHNRLVGEHVYIVAVTANAMYEDRKQCLEAGMDEYLSKPYKKYSLLKILHKFDDKGGVTQVSSPLPKEEESMTLVSWDEVLQHLMKQFELEREDAQTVLSTYAESLAQGLVDLRKHMESGDGTEGGRHAHAMKGGLLNLGLSHLAETAFVLEKELPKEIEKSHFALLKKLAEALKGLTA, encoded by the coding sequence ATGATGCTTACAGTTCTGGTTTTGGTCACGTTGATCAGCGGAACCAGTATCCTGATAAGCTATTATGTGACCGGTCAGAAAATAGAAAGGGACGTTACAACAGAATTTTTCAATACGGAAAGGGTTGCGAACAGCTGCTTCGAGCTGTTCGGTCGTCAGTTGCTGTTCGCTGCCAAGAGTATGGGGGATGAGCTTATCATCGCGCAGATGCGGGACGCTGGCGGAGAACAGTCGTTGACCGCGCAGTTTCGCTCTCTTCAGGGAAAAAAGAGCGGTGATGTTTTCTTTTTGACGAATACTGTCGGCGACGTTATTTCCTTTTCCGAAAAGAACGGTTATATTGCCGAGCTGTTAGCCCGCAATCAGGCTGTTCGGGAGGGAATAGCGACAAAGGAGTCGTTCGGCACCATTTTTATGATTGATTCCGACAGAGGCACGGACCCGCAGGAACGGAAACTTTTTTATATGATTTCCGCTGTTCCTGTTATGCTGCCGTCTTCATCACAAAACTTTTTTGTTTTCAGCTGTTATCGCATGGACAACTCTTTCCTGTTGCGTTTCCCCATATATTCTCACATGGATATAACGCTTGTCAGTGATAACAGTGTTGTTGCAACGACGCTTTCGCCTGAGGGTATCCTTAAGGAGAGTGATGATGCTCCACCGTATAAATCATCCGTGCTGTTGCCCGGTGCTATTGATTTCATACATGAAAGCTCTTTTTTTAGAGAAAAAATGTATGTGAAAATTAAATATATTCCGGGGATGGAAAACAGCACAACCAGCTTTATTATTTTTTCTCATCCATCTAGGCTGGTTCTAGCCACCAAAAAAGAATTCGGGCAACACTTTATAATTATTCTTTTTGTCGGGCTCTGTTGCTCCGTTATGCTGATTTTTTTCATTACAGGATCCGTTCTCAATCCTATTAAAGAGCTGAATCAACTTGTGCATAAGATCAGCGAGGGGGATTTGAACAATAGAATTGAGTCCAGCGTGACCAACGAGTTTACACCGCTGATTAATCAATTCAATAATATGCTGAATCTGATTCAGCGGAAAGATGAAGAACTCTGGGATATTGTTGAGGCGAAGACAACAGAACTTCGGCAACGAAATGTTTTTATAGATAATCTCCTTAGATCCTCACAGGTTATGGGGATTGTGGCAACAGATATGAATTTGGTTGTCACTTATTTTAATCCTGTTGCCGAGAAACTTTTCGGTTTCAAGTCCGAGAATGTTGTTGGAAAGAAAGTAACTGAATTTCATCCGCATATAAAAAACCGTGAGGAACAGTTCAATATTTTAATCGATAATGCGCTGCGAAAAGGGTCGCATACCTTCACAATAGGGACATCGGATTTCTTCTACGATAATGACGGAGTGACCAAGGAGGAAGAAAAAGGGGGCAGGAAGCAACGTACCATTGAGGTCTATCTTTCACCTATTAAAGCGAAGAGCGAGCAGGGCCGTGAGATTGCCAGCGGACTCATGCTGATGGCGCAGGATATCACTGCTGCTCGGCGGATGGATGAGCGCCTCCATTCGGCTCTGGCTGAGTTGAAGGTTATCTTGGATAATACCATGCTCGGGCTTATCCTGGTCCAGGACGAACGGATTATTCGGGTGAATACCACTTTTGAAAGTATGTTCGGCTACTCTTTTGATGAGATAGTGGATATGCCTTGGTCTCATTTTCGATCAGCTATTTTTGCCGGAAAAGAAGCCGAATGCTGGGACGGTAGCGGGCGGATGTTTTCTATGGTGAAAAAGACAGATCCTGGAGTCAGAGAGCAGCAACCCTTTTGGAGCAAGGTTCGTCAGGTTTCTATCGGGAGTGACAGGCGGAAAGAAAGCAAAAGAGAGCTGTACCTTTTTGAGGACATGAGCAGTCAGAATGAGATGTTTGAAAAAATACAACGTCTCAGTCAGGCTGTGGAGCAAAGTTCGAATTCGGTTGTTATTACAGGTATTGACGGAGTTATAGAGTACGTTAACAGAACCTTCGTCAGTACAACCGGATATAATGCCCATGAAATTATCGGTCAAAGTTTGGAGATATTGGCACCCAGCAAGGCCGAGACTGATGTGTATAAAAAAATGTGGTCTACTGTTCGCGCAGGTGACGAGTGGACTGGGGAACTCGTCAATAAAAAGAAGGACGGTGCTTTTTATGAGGAAAATGTTGTCGCTTCTCCGATTCGTAACGAAGAAAATGAGATAACCCATATTATCGTTACAAAAGAAAATATAACGGACTTGAAAAAGGCTCGGCAACAGGCGGACAGTGCTAATAAGGCAAAGAGTGAATTTCTCGCCAATATGAGTCATGAAATTCGTACCCCTATGAATTCTATTATAGGAATGACGGAACTTCTTCTTGAAACGAAATTATTTCCTGAACAAAAAGGCTTTGTTGAGAATGTAAACAGCTCAGCTAGTGTCCTTTTATCGCTTATTAATGATATTCTTGACTTTTCAAAAATAGAGGCAGGTAAATTGGAACTAGATTATCGGCCTTTTAGGCCACGTAAACTCGCCGAAGAGGTTGTTGGAACATTGAAGATCTTGGCGGAGCAAAAGGGAATTGAGCTTCGCCTGAACGTTGTCAATGATGATGACTGTTACCCGCAGGGAGATTCTTTGCGGATTAGGCAGGTCTTGCTTAATCTTGTCGGTAACGCTATCAAATTTACTCATCAGGGGAATGTAACGCTTGAGATTAATATCCGCTCCACCCATGCAAATTACTGCTCAGCAAGTTTTACGATCAGTGATACAGGTATCGGTATTTCTCAAGACCAGCAGGAGAATATCTTTGCTAATTTCACCCAGGCTGACAGTTCAATTACCCGAGATTTTGGGGGGACTGGCCTTGGTCTTGCCATCAGTAATCGTCTTCTCCAGCTGATGGGAAGTGAAATTTATCTGAAAAGCACCTTAGGGATCGGGAGTATTTTTTCTTTTAATCTGTTGCTGGAAGAGGCTGAACATCCGGTAACAGGCATAGAACAACAGCAGGAAGTGCCAACTTCCTCCAAGCAATGTCTTGATGTTTTATTGGTTGAAGATAATCCGGCAAATCAACGACTTGCTGTGATCATTCTCGAAAAACAAGGGCAGCAGGTCACAGTGGCCAATAATGGTCTTGAGGCTCTTTCATGTTTAAGCCGTCAGCATTTTGATCTTATTTTTATGGATATGCAGATGCCGGTTATGGATGGCTTGACAGCCACCCGCTATATACGGCAGGTTGAGCAGGGCGTAGCAATTGATTTGCCAGAGCTTGATGCTGTCTCGGATCAGCTTCATAATCGTCTCGTAGGCGAACACGTGTATATTGTTGCTGTCACAGCCAATGCTATGTATGAAGATCGGAAACAATGCCTTGAGGCTGGGATGGATGAGTATCTCAGTAAGCCCTATAAGAAATATTCTCTTCTGAAGATATTGCATAAATTTGATGATAAGGGGGGGGTAACTCAAGTCTCTTCCCCACTGCCGAAAGAGGAAGAGAGTATGACCTTAGTATCATGGGATGAAGTGTTGCAACATCTTATGAAACAGTTTGAACTGGAACGGGAAG